The following proteins are encoded in a genomic region of Acidobacteriota bacterium:
- a CDS encoding rhomboid family intramembrane serine protease, with protein MCQTCRALIPANAPRCEMCGAEGHYAARARGTESETFGLFAHWPVTTLLLTANVVIYALALLYQMQLFTQAGEAQSFSLTPYPYVNELFGSSLPNIRQTGEWWRLLASCFLHGGPIHLLFNSMALIQAGRLAEEVYGRAQYICLYVVTGVAGNYLAIMFGSRVVGASGAIFGLIAALAIYGYRHSNSALRKDMMYWLMYGLAMSFLPGISMAAHMGGAVAGAALAFVLPDQEHLRKSFTRTRLAQAFGLVAGLMILMTAVIAGRNVLGQSEARKIRSGADQVYSVWVSHLNLGTYLKLALQQAAPQSAHPNEPELAVLLKDIDQMQKALCSDIGAFERLPADDAASAQLQQRVAHHLRARCNQAGAAEAPKTEAELQASLNAYQVQDQELRQIMKEYDQWLAEKAATLHVPLERLKPQLVEKDEAPEAKR; from the coding sequence ATGTGCCAAACTTGTCGCGCGCTAATTCCGGCCAACGCGCCGCGTTGCGAGATGTGCGGCGCAGAGGGCCATTACGCCGCACGCGCGCGCGGTACGGAAAGCGAAACCTTTGGCCTCTTTGCCCATTGGCCAGTGACGACCTTATTGCTGACTGCCAATGTTGTGATTTATGCGTTGGCGCTGCTTTATCAAATGCAACTCTTCACGCAAGCGGGTGAAGCACAAAGCTTCTCGCTCACACCTTACCCGTATGTGAACGAACTCTTCGGCTCCTCGCTGCCAAACATCCGGCAAACAGGCGAATGGTGGCGCTTGCTGGCTTCCTGTTTTCTGCACGGCGGGCCGATTCACCTGCTCTTTAATAGCATGGCGCTGATTCAGGCGGGCCGTCTCGCTGAAGAAGTTTACGGCCGTGCCCAATACATTTGTCTGTATGTGGTCACGGGAGTTGCTGGCAATTATCTCGCGATTATGTTCGGTTCGCGGGTGGTCGGCGCGTCGGGCGCCATCTTCGGCCTGATTGCCGCGTTGGCCATCTATGGCTATCGACATTCCAACAGCGCTTTGCGGAAGGATATGATGTATTGGTTGATGTACGGGCTGGCGATGAGTTTTCTCCCGGGCATCAGCATGGCCGCGCACATGGGTGGCGCGGTCGCCGGGGCCGCGCTGGCCTTTGTCTTGCCGGATCAGGAACATTTGCGCAAAAGCTTCACCCGCACTCGTCTCGCCCAAGCCTTCGGGCTGGTGGCTGGCTTAATGATCCTGATGACAGCCGTCATCGCCGGGCGTAATGTCTTAGGGCAAAGCGAAGCGCGAAAAATCAGAAGCGGGGCGGATCAGGTTTATTCGGTTTGGGTGAGCCATCTGAACTTGGGCACATATCTGAAGCTGGCCTTGCAACAGGCCGCCCCGCAATCCGCCCATCCAAATGAGCCTGAGTTGGCAGTGCTGCTAAAAGATATAGATCAAATGCAAAAGGCTTTGTGCAGCGACATTGGGGCGTTTGAACGCTTGCCTGCGGACGATGCGGCTAGCGCGCAATTGCAGCAGCGCGTGGCGCATCACTTACGCGCGCGGTGTAACCAAGCCGGTGCTGCTGAAGCGCCGAAAACCGAGGCGGAATTACAAGCGAGTCTCAATGCGTATCAGGTACAGGATCAAGAGTTGAGGCAAATCATGAAAGAGTACGATCAATGGCTGGCCGAAAAGGCCGCGACCTTGCACGTGCCGTTAGAAAGACTAAAACCGCAACTGGTGGAAAAAGACGAAGCGCCAGAGGCCAAGCGGTAG
- a CDS encoding type II secretion system protein GspG has product MPNRIHFLLFLAALAVALSCGTRTPTRVPAGTPPASLDVKHIRELLQHVAGADLKPAQVEIKSIAPGTGNDNAVVEARIETAFRLQRENGAWKVAEVRLGDRQWESLDLVEAAVQHEKERRTTGLLQRLAEGLEAYRREKGQFVATEDVSVLLDHLAPRYLGNPLRFDWWGSQFVYHGTPSSYQLLSAGPDRKPGTSDDLVVRSQ; this is encoded by the coding sequence ATGCCAAATCGCATCCACTTCCTGCTTTTTCTAGCGGCGCTCGCGGTCGCTCTCTCCTGCGGCACACGCACGCCGACCCGCGTGCCCGCCGGAACGCCGCCTGCCAGTCTGGATGTCAAACACATCCGCGAACTCTTGCAACACGTCGCGGGCGCCGACCTGAAACCGGCACAAGTCGAAATCAAAAGCATTGCGCCCGGCACCGGCAACGACAATGCCGTCGTCGAAGCACGCATCGAAACGGCGTTTCGGTTGCAGCGCGAGAACGGTGCTTGGAAAGTTGCCGAAGTGCGGTTGGGCGACCGCCAATGGGAATCTCTCGACTTAGTTGAAGCCGCAGTGCAGCACGAAAAAGAACGCCGCACCACGGGGTTGTTGCAACGGCTGGCCGAGGGACTGGAGGCTTACCGGCGTGAAAAGGGCCAGTTTGTCGCCACTGAAGACGTCAGTGTGCTGCTCGACCATTTGGCGCCGCGTTATCTTGGCAATCCGCTACGCTTCGATTGGTGGGGCTCACAGTTCGTCTATCACGGCACACCTTCGAGCTATCAACTGCTTTCCGCCGGCCCCGACCGCAAGCCCGGCACCAGCGACGATTTGGTGGTTCGTAGCCAATGA